One genomic region from Esox lucius isolate fEsoLuc1 chromosome 24, fEsoLuc1.pri, whole genome shotgun sequence encodes:
- the LOC105007130 gene encoding complement C1q-like protein 2 isoform X2 yields the protein MRVVVLTLLMLFLSGTLSEDGGEDNRCQTDMCNILKSLKAIEARLNATENQMEVMRNIQDAVAVLQRTDEEQERKLQVFSFWANVTQLKLEQEQHMLDVLKQQNEDKPKIALAGNCHISAPEKETILPFSNVYTNVGNAYNSESGVFSAPVRGVYYFSFLSFAYNGHNACISLFKNSERMLSACDHHSAADSSDSAGNGRTLHLEQGDQVYITLHARSHIFADNQNRSTFRGFLLFRT from the exons ATGAGGGTAGTGGTTCTGACCCTGTTGATGCTGTTCCTGTCCGGGACTCTCAGTGAAGATGGTGGGGAAGACAACCGCTGTCAGACAGACATGTGTAACATTCTTAAGAGTTTGAAAGCCATAGAAGCCAGACTGAATGCTACAGAGAACCAGATGGAAGTAATGAGAAACATACAAGATGCTGTTGCTGTACTACAGAGAACTGATGAAG AACAGGAAAGAAAGCTTCAAGTCTTTTCATTCTGGGCCAATGTCACACAGTTGAAATTAGAGCAAGAACAACACATGCTGGATGTACTGAAGCAACAGAATGAAG ACAAACCGAAGATTGCTCTAGCAGGGAATTGTCATATATCGGCCCCTGAGAAGGAGACCATCTTACCATTCAGCAATGTCTATACCAATGTTGGCAATGCCTACAACTCTGAatcag GTGTCTTCAGCGCACCAGTGAGAGGAGTCTACTACTTCAGCTTCTTGTCATTTGCGTACAATGGGCACAACGCCTGCATAAGTCTGTTCAAGAATAGTGAGCGGATGTTGTCTGCATGTGATCATCATTCAGCAGCCGACAGCTCTGACAGCGCAGGCAACGGAAGGACACTGCATTTAGAACAAGGGGATCAAGTGTACATCACCCTGCATGCACGTTCCCACATATTTGCGGACAACCAAAACCGGAGCACATTTAGAGGGTTCCTGCTTTTTAGGACATGA
- the LOC105007130 gene encoding complement C1q-like protein 2 isoform X3 has product MLLLYYRELMKERKLQVFSFWANVTQLKLEQEQHMLDVLKQQNEDKPKIALAGNCHISAPEKETILPFSNVYTNVGNAYNSESGVFSAPVRGVYYFSFLSFAYNGHNACISLFKNSERMLSACDHHSAADSSDSAGNGRTLHLEQGDQVYITLHARSHIFADNQNRSTFRGFLLFRT; this is encoded by the exons ATGCTGTTGCTGTACTACAGAGAACTGATGAAG GAAAGAAAGCTTCAAGTCTTTTCATTCTGGGCCAATGTCACACAGTTGAAATTAGAGCAAGAACAACACATGCTGGATGTACTGAAGCAACAGAATGAAG ACAAACCGAAGATTGCTCTAGCAGGGAATTGTCATATATCGGCCCCTGAGAAGGAGACCATCTTACCATTCAGCAATGTCTATACCAATGTTGGCAATGCCTACAACTCTGAatcag GTGTCTTCAGCGCACCAGTGAGAGGAGTCTACTACTTCAGCTTCTTGTCATTTGCGTACAATGGGCACAACGCCTGCATAAGTCTGTTCAAGAATAGTGAGCGGATGTTGTCTGCATGTGATCATCATTCAGCAGCCGACAGCTCTGACAGCGCAGGCAACGGAAGGACACTGCATTTAGAACAAGGGGATCAAGTGTACATCACCCTGCATGCACGTTCCCACATATTTGCGGACAACCAAAACCGGAGCACATTTAGAGGGTTCCTGCTTTTTAGGACATGA
- the LOC105007130 gene encoding uncharacterized protein LOC105007130 isoform X1: MVRKNTILDETAEERIKVCRMRVVVLTLLMLFLSGTLSEDGGEDNRCQTDMCNILKSLKAIEARLNATENQMEVMRNIQDAVAVLQRTDEEQERKLQVFSFWANVTQLKLEQEQHMLDVLKQQNEDKPKIALAGNCHISAPEKETILPFSNVYTNVGNAYNSESGVFSAPVRGVYYFSFLSFAYNGHNACISLFKNSERMLSACDHHSAADSSDSAGNGRTLHLEQGDQVYITLHARSHIFADNQNRSTFRGFLLFRT, translated from the exons atggtgcGAAAAAATACTATCTTGGATGAAACAGCAGAGGAAAGAATAAAG GTTTGTAGAATGAGGGTAGTGGTTCTGACCCTGTTGATGCTGTTCCTGTCCGGGACTCTCAGTGAAGATGGTGGGGAAGACAACCGCTGTCAGACAGACATGTGTAACATTCTTAAGAGTTTGAAAGCCATAGAAGCCAGACTGAATGCTACAGAGAACCAGATGGAAGTAATGAGAAACATACAAGATGCTGTTGCTGTACTACAGAGAACTGATGAAG AACAGGAAAGAAAGCTTCAAGTCTTTTCATTCTGGGCCAATGTCACACAGTTGAAATTAGAGCAAGAACAACACATGCTGGATGTACTGAAGCAACAGAATGAAG ACAAACCGAAGATTGCTCTAGCAGGGAATTGTCATATATCGGCCCCTGAGAAGGAGACCATCTTACCATTCAGCAATGTCTATACCAATGTTGGCAATGCCTACAACTCTGAatcag GTGTCTTCAGCGCACCAGTGAGAGGAGTCTACTACTTCAGCTTCTTGTCATTTGCGTACAATGGGCACAACGCCTGCATAAGTCTGTTCAAGAATAGTGAGCGGATGTTGTCTGCATGTGATCATCATTCAGCAGCCGACAGCTCTGACAGCGCAGGCAACGGAAGGACACTGCATTTAGAACAAGGGGATCAAGTGTACATCACCCTGCATGCACGTTCCCACATATTTGCGGACAACCAAAACCGGAGCACATTTAGAGGGTTCCTGCTTTTTAGGACATGA